In the Podospora pseudocomata strain CBS 415.72m chromosome 5, whole genome shotgun sequence genome, one interval contains:
- a CDS encoding hypothetical protein (EggNog:ENOG503NWMA; COG:S), whose protein sequence is MADEELQERLRGNSQAFNSLLSLIPGTLYYGEDTSDQWKKKKQTKEEARAAKRNKLDPDSERHRNAKDLMEEKARNKRKLKELEDEDDSHNSNDEDDDFEIEGIEKEKPLEGLKRKDTPAAKEEEDESPVKKQKVVAEEPAVGQTPSKDAATKESKKSAKKQKKEEAKRLKMEAAAPSKAVTKRDEEPAVRESTEAPDSDGEDDEMVPIDVSGLVTKEDDNTSETTRDTPASDAARTDSLAASSTTSISSAVPPSERPKGLKTPANPENIAKLKEKLNAKLLSLKIARKAADSEGNAIKNKEDLLEARRKLALKRKERKNEMRKQAKIEEEKKREAALATARDSPALSSFLQEDDNVETNFAFGRLRFSDGTQLSHDAAYEKTPGSAKKKGPSDPKTALLKLENQKKRIANLPEEKQKQVIEQEAWLAARKRAEGEKVIDNEALLKKAIKRKEKGKKKSEKEWKERKEGVQKSIHDRQKKREENLQKRKDEKMANRRGKGKGKKGKGVQTKKKGGRPGFEGK, encoded by the exons ATGGCGGACGAAGAATTGCAG GAGCGTCTCCGCGGCAACTCCCAGGCCTTCAACAGCTTGTTGTCGCTCATCCCCGGAACACTGTACTATGGGGAGGATACCAGT GAtcagtggaagaagaagaagcagaccaaggaggaagcCCGGGCCGCCAAGCGCAACAAGTTGGACCCCGACAGTGAACGTCACCGGAACGCCAAGGATCtcatggaggagaaggcgcgcAACAAGCgcaagctgaaggagctcgaggatgaggacgataGCCACAACTCcaacgacgaggacgacgactTTGAGATTGAGGGTATCGAGAAAGAGAAGCCGCtcgaggggttgaagagaaaGGATACACCCGccgccaaggaggaagaggacgagtcGCCtgtcaagaagcaaaaggtcGTCGCCGAGGAGCCAGCCGTCGGGCAAACCCCTAGCAAAGATGCGGCCACGAAGGAATCCAAGAAGTCTgcgaagaagcaaaagaaggaggaggccaagaggTTAAAGATGGAAGCGGCTGCACCAAGCAAGGCTGTTACCAAGAGGGATGAGGAGCCCGCTGTTCGGGAATCTACCGAAGCCCCCGACagcgatggcgaggatgacgaaATGGTTCCTATTGATGTTTCTGGTCTGGTCACAAAGGAGGACGACAACACGTCAGAAACCACGAGAGATACCCCGGCGTCCGACGCCGCCAGAACCGACTCTTTAGCCGCTAGCAGCACGACTTCCATCTCCTCGGCCGTTCCACCGTCCGAAAGGCCGAAGGGTCTCAAAACTCCAGCTAACCCGGAAAACATTGCGAAACTTAAGGAGAAGCTCAATGCCAAGCTCCTCAGCCTGAAGATCGCGCGCAAGGCGGCCGACTCGGAAGGAAATGcgatcaagaacaaggaaGACCTCCTCGAAGCGCGGAGAAAACTCGCGCTCAAGCGTAAGGAGCGCAAGAACGAGATGCGCAAgcaggccaagattgaggaggaaaagaagagggaagCTGCCCTCGCCACAGCCCGGGACTCGCCCGCGCTGTCCTCGTTCCTCCAAGAAGACGACAATGTCGAGACAAACTTTGCCTTTGGCCGCCTTCGCTTCTCGGACGGCACTCAGCTCTCTCACGACGCCGCTTATGAAAAGACACCCGGCtccgccaagaagaagggcccCTCGGACCCGAAGACTGCGCTTTTGAAGCTGgagaaccagaagaagaggatcgCCAACTTgccggaggagaagcagaagcaggtGATTGAGCAGGAGGCTTGgctggcggcgaggaagagggcggagggggagaaggtgattGACAATGAGGCGCTGCTCAAGAAGGCGATCAAgcggaaggagaagggaaagaagaagagcgagaaggagtggaaggagaggaaggagggggtgcaGAAGAGCATTCATGAcaggcagaagaagagggaggagaatttgcagaagaggaaagatgagaagatggcgaataggaggggaaaggggaaggggaagaaggggaagggggtgcaGACtaagaagaagggggggaggccgGGGTTTGAGGGGAAGTAG
- the TMA16 gene encoding translation machinery-associated protein 16 (EggNog:ENOG503P4GE; COG:S), with protein MAKTFEKERKRIAKKKGGKIEALHANSRNAKRLHTAVIRDDRLKALAAARKKQDKPLIRRTRFFLEAARENELKPLDEAAVQAKILEFVGQHNEEYEEIKKTRRAGRPPSTREDLLKMAIEALETEHKNGFYLPDLSSEKNLEMLERWDGSNWAFLTNVTWVKISADGTTKPSSFPPQGL; from the exons ATGGCCAAGACATTTGAAAAGGAGAGAAAGCGCAtcgcgaagaagaagggcggcaAGATTGAGGCTCTTCACGCCAACAGCAGAAACGCCAAGCGACTTCACACAGCCGTCATTCGTGATGACCGTCTGAAggctcttgctgctgcccgcAAGAAGCAAGACAAGCCCCTAATTCGCCGTActcgcttcttcttggaggcCGCACGCGAGAATGAGCTGAAGCCTCTTGATGAAGCTGCCGTCCAGGCCAAGATCCTAGAGTTTGTTGGGCAACACAACGAGGAATATGAGGAGATCAAAAAGACACGCCGTGCCGGACGCCCACCCAGCACAAGAGAGGATCTGCTGAAGATGGCCATTGAGGCTCTTGAGACGGAGCACAAGAATGGTTTCT ACCTGCCCGATCTCTCTTCGGAGAAGAACCTCGAGATGCTTGAGCGCTGGGACGGGTCCAACTGGGCCTTCCTCACAAACGTGACCTGGGTCAAAATCTCCGCCGATGGCACGACTAAACCGTCAAGCTTCCCTCCCCAAGGTCTATGA
- the VPS74 gene encoding Vacuolar protein sorting-associated protein 74 (COG:U; BUSCO:EOG092631QQ; EggNog:ENOG503NTZR): MSTTSGLTRRRGGPPAGAGATGGASTPTEDSGRNSSGGGGGPETSYESGENGHRIAFDPRDISESAERSKQPKLTLMEEVLLLGLKDKQGYLSFWNDNISYALRGCIVLELAFRGRISMQKNPSRRNLPLPDRVIEVVDDTLTGEVLLDEALKMMKSSEKMSVSSWIDLMSGETWNLMKIGYQLKQVRERLAKGLVDKGILRTEKRNFLLFDMATHPVVDGGAKEEIRRRVRNVLTQRTVVLNNSQWLPEGLEFRYLRTVAMVCAAYAANVLENALSTLGHEAREKAFNQTDELLAEYSQWPFGRGAVRNDIGENLPGVITEEVNKAKDKELQLEVVAACLCVFTRLDSLL, from the exons atgtcaaCCACATCAGGCCTAACGCGCCGGAGAGGCGGCCCCCCCGCCGGAGCCGGTGCCACGGGCGGCGCATCCACCCCGACAGAAGACAGCGGCCGCAACTCgtcgggcggcggcggcggcccagAAACTTCCTACGAATCGGGGGAGAACGGTCACCGGATTGCGTTTGACCCCCGCGACATCTCGGAGAGCGCCGAGAGGTCGAAGCAGCCCAAGTTGAcgctgatggaggaggtgttgcTGCTTGGGTTGAAGGATAAGCAG GGTTACCTCTCCTTCTGGAACGACAACATCTCGTACGCCCTCCGCGGCTGCATCGTCCTCGAGCTTGCCTTTCGCGGGAGGATCTCGATGCAAAAGAACCCTTCGAGGAGGAACCTCCCGCTGCCGGACAGGGTgattgaggtggtggatgacacgttgacgggggaggtgctgCTGGACGAGGCGctcaagatgatgaagagcaGTGAGAAGATGAGCGTGAGCAGTTGGATTGACCTCATGTCTG GCGAAACATGGAACCTAATGAAAATCGGCTATCAACTCAAACAAGTCCGCGAGCGGCTCGCCAAGGGCCTCGTGGATAAGGGCATCCTCCGCACCGAAAAGCGCAACTTTTTGCTGTTTGACATGGCGACCCACCCCGTCGTGGACGGGGgcgccaaggaggagatccGCAGGCGGGTGCGCAACGTGTTGACGCAGCGGACGGTGGTGCTGAACAATTCGCAGTGGCTGCCGGAGGGGCTGGAATTTAGGTACTTGAGGACGGTGGCGATGGTGTGCGCGGCGTACGCGGCGAACGTGCTGGAGAACGCGCTGAGCACGCTGGGGCacgaggcgagggagaaggcgttTAACCAGACGGATGAGCTGCTGGCCGAGTACAGCCAGTGGccgtttgggaggggggcggtgaGGAATGATATTGGGGAGAATCTGCCGGGGGTTATTACGGAG GAAGTAAACAAGGCAAAGGACAAGGAGCTGCAGCTCGAGGTTGTGGCGGCTTGTTTGTGCGTTTTTACGAGGTTGGATTCGCTGCTTTAg
- a CDS encoding hypothetical protein (EggNog:ENOG503Q05F) translates to MCTYTTHVRVCGSCRCEDTVLISEKLCPVAQKANGIFGACLEGVLSERDATRHWCWQCKESVIPSPPPGYAQLQQQMQYGYQGRYGSGSGHRRRGSVVPTSSGGGQRPRAWS, encoded by the coding sequence ATGTGCACTTACACAACCCACGTCCGGGTCTGCGGGTCCTGCCGCTGCGAGGATACAGTCCTTATCTCGGAAAAGCTCTGCCCGGTCGCCCAAAAAGCGAACGGCATCTTTGGGGCGTGTTTGGAAGGGGTGCTGAGCGAAAGGGATGCGACGAGGCATTGGTGCTGGCAGTGCAAGGAGAGTGTGATTCCCAGTCCGCCGCCGGGGTATGCCCAgttgcagcagcagatgcAGTATGGCTATCAGGGGAGATatgggagcgggagcgggcacaggaggagagggagtgtGGTGCCTACTAGTAGCGGTGGCGGTCAGAGGCCGAGGGCATGGAGCTGA
- the EXO1 gene encoding Rad2 nuclease (BUSCO:EOG09262A65; EggNog:ENOG503NWMW; COG:L), whose amino-acid sequence MGIQGLFPLLKSIHRTTELKKYAGETFGVDGYGWLHRGAIACAIELAQGKPTRKYVDFAMHRVRMFKYYGVTPYLVFDGDFLPSKAKTESSREQRREQSLKTGLELLKAGKPSKAHLELQKAIDVTPEMARHLIEELKKAGVPYLVAPYEADAQLVYLEREGVISGIVSEDSDMLVFGAKRLLTKMDQHGQCVEIQRKDFCLVREISLTGWTDAEFRHMAILSGCDYLGAVNNIGLKTAYRLIRKHKTPERIIQMLKFEGKHRVPENYLEEFKQAELTFLHQRVFCPKKKDIVFFTEPGPALKVDEMPFIGAPVETELARAIAAGDVNPITKKRIVLPSSSRTSPPSPGKRRISQTMAPVTVPTRNPGKPPGKPINEYFAKHKRIPLGEMDANCFTNNSQNNSPSNSPRPIVFPLPRPYIAGVEEATRSSRRYVNLEAALGGERRRRSEPVSNLLATYETSSNRRRTTGPVVDIFQDGTPSTSTTRPPKKARLCDDDLPTLTDNNTPVKSRFFTSTEGADYIRSDDSVEEAFRSICNQEIVTGTRIVHGLPSPAPSMLSTSMDTPSSIVGTPSTVMSTPSSSMSKPSGLMNRSCNMMNTPSSSKSSTSSSSQTPILTPLQRLGFQALQRGKPRVVSSSVLQPTRLSTYSKRSSSLSVNPASIPLPRADLAEIEALSQPVGSEDLILPSSDGELEQDEEEGTKYSNVSNSGLDLSRFKYT is encoded by the exons ATGGGTATCCAAGGCCTTTTCCCGCTCCTCAAGTCCATCCACCGCACCACCGAGCTCAAGAAGTATGCCGGCGAGACCTTTGGTGTCGATGGCTACGGCTGGCTCCATCGCGGTGCCATTGCCTGTGCCATTGAACTAGCCCAGGGCAAGCCCACTCGCAA ATATGTCGACTTCGCCATGCACCGAGTCAGGATGTTCAAGTATTATGGTGTCACTCCCTATTTGGTCTTTGACGGCGACTTTCTTCCCAGCAAGGCCAAGACTGAGTCTTCGCGTGAGCAGCGTCGTGAGCAGAGTCTAAAGACTGGCCTCGAGCTCTTGAAAGCCGGCAAACCCTCGAAAGCCCACCTCGAGCTTCAAAAGGCCATCGACGTCACCCCGGAAATGGCTCGTCATCTCATCGAAGAACTCAAGAAAGCCGGTGTCCCGTACCTTGTCGCCCCCTACGAAGCTGATGCCCAGCTTGTCTACCTGGAGCGTGAGGGTGTCATCAGCGGCATTGTCTCTGAGGATTCAGATATGCTGGTGTTTGGTGCGAAGCGCCTGTTGACCAAGATGGATCAGCACGGTCAGTGTGTTGAGATTCAGAGAAAAGACTTTTGTTTGGTCCGCGAGATCTCCTTGACCGGTTGGACGGATGCCGAGTTCCGGCACATGGCCATTCTCAGCGGCTGTGACTATCTGGGCGCTGTTAACAACATCGGCCTGAAGACAGCTTACCGACTGATCCGCAAGCACAAGACACCTGAGCGCATCATTCAGATGCTCAAGTTCGAGGGCAAGCACAGGGTTCCCGAGAACTACTTGGAAGAGTTCAAGCAGGCCGAACTCACCTTTTTGCATCAGAGAGTCTTTTGCCCCAAGAAGAAAGACATCGTGTTCTTCACCGAGCCCGGACCCGCTCTCAAGGTCGATGAGATGCCCTTCATCGGTGCTCCGGTCGAGACTGAATTGGCCCGGGCCATTGCCGCCGGAGACGTCaatcccatcaccaagaagcgGATCGTCCTCCCGTCGTCCTCTCGCacctcgccgccgtccccTGGTAAGAGAAGGATCAGTCAGACCATGGCTCCGGTCACCGTGCCGACGAGAAATCCTGGCAAGCCGCCCGGCAAACCAATCAACGAGTACTTTGCGAAGCACAAGCGGATTCCCTTGGGCGAGATGGACGCCAATTGtttcaccaacaacagccagaaCAATTCGCCCAGCAACTCCCCTCGTCCAATCGTCTTTCCTCTTCCGCGCCCATACATTGCGggcgtggaggaggcgacCCGCTCATCTCGCCGGTATGTCAATCTCGAGGCTGCCCTGGGCGGAGAACGCCGTCGGAGAAGCGAGCCTGTCTCGAACCTCCTGGCGACGTACGAGACCTCATCGAACCGCCGCAGGACCACTGGCCCGGTTGTCGACATCTTTCAGGACGGCACCCCGTCGACATCGACTACGAGGCCCCCCAAGAAAGCGCGCTTGTGTGATGACGACCTTCCCACTTTGacagacaacaacacccctgTGAAGAGCAGGTTTTTCACATCTACCGAGGGAGCCGACTATATTCGGTCGGACGATTCGGTCGAGGAGGCTTTCCGCAGCATCTGCAACCAAGAGATTGTGACCGGCACCCGCATCGTTCACGGCTTGCCTTCGCCCGCGCCCAGCATGCTTTCCACATCCATGGACACGCCTTCTAGCATCGTGGGTACGCCTTCCACTGTCATGAGCACACCCTCTAGTTCCATGAGCAAGCCCTCGGGCCTCATGAACCGGTCTTGCAACATGATGAACACACCTTCCAGCTCGAAGAGCAGCACCTCCAGCAGCTCTCAGACCCCTATTTTGACGCCTCTCCAGCGTTTGGGTTTCCAGGCTTTGCAGCGCGGGAAGCCCCGGGTCGTCTCTTCTTCGGTCCTCCAACCCACCAGGCTCTCCACGTATTCCAAGAGATCGAGCTCGCTTTCGGTCAACCCCGCCTCGATTCCTCTGCCTCGTGCTGATTTGGCCGAGATTGAGGCCCTGAGCCAGCCTGTTGGCAGCGAAGATTTGATTTTGCCCTCTAGTGATGGGGAGCTCgagcaggatgaggaggagggtacCAAGTATTCCAATGTTTCCAACAGCGGTTTGGATTTGTCGCGGTTCAAGTACACCTGA
- a CDS encoding hypothetical protein (EggNog:ENOG503NUC9; COG:T) produces MSGWFSSAPSSAATPADANAGEDHVSDGSKLKTFIGILKKFIGVSDLAAVRFSLPSQLLEPTPNLEYWNYLDSPSAFAAIGTADEPVDRMLEVLRFWFTKDLKYAKGKPCKPYNSCLGEFFRCNWETEDDAPRIDTSALRKSPPGSSSSSMKSAKSAIPAGLGSSDPRAASTVSVTQSAANPTKPVRISYLTEQTSHHPPVSAFYIDCPEKGLHAKGFDQITAKFTGTSIKVMPGEHNLGIFITVDRRDHETYQLTHPAAHLGGILTGALSVSVGDMCYITCPETKLKAILRYYNDGWLGRTTNKMEGIIFRYDPENDNKTQIKDVPVEDILIRLGGAWKEKIVFTVGNKPLESHPPERQITIIDVAPLSVAPKVLPPVEKQLPNESLQLWSEVTKAIHAKQFGKATTVKQELEEAQREKAREREKKGETWTPVFFEQATDKAGKPSLTEKGREVLRRAQAGNWDMDGIL; encoded by the exons ATGTCTGGCTGGTTCTCGTCCGCTCCGTCTTCGGCGGCGACACCTGCCGATGCCAACGCCGGTGAGGACCATGTGAGCGACGGATCGAAGCTCAAGACCTTTATTGGCATTTTGAAGAA GTTTATCGGCGTGTCTGATCTCGCTGCCGTTCGATTCTCGCTGCCCTCCCAGCTTCTCGAGCCTACACCAAACCTTGAATACTGGAACTACCTCGATTCCCCGAGTGCTTTCGCCGCGATTGGAACCGCCGATGAGCCTGTAGATCGCATGCTCGAGGTGTTACGATTCTGGTTCACCAAGGATTTGAAATATGCCAAGGGGAAGCCGTGCAAGCCCTACAACTCTTGCTTGGGCGAGTTCTTTCGG TGTAACTGGGAAACTGAGGATGATGCTCCGAGAATCGACACTTCGGCACTCAGAAAGAGTCCACCAGGGAGTAGCTCTTCTAGTATGAAGTCTGCCAAGTCTGCCATCCCAGCAGGGCTTGGCTCCAGCGACCCTCGGGCAGCCTCCACCGTATCAGTCACTCAGTCGGCAGCCAACCCTACAAAGCCAGTGAGGATTTCCTACCTGACAGAGCAGAcctctcatcaccctccagtCAGCGCTTTCTACATTGATTGCCCCGAAAAGGGCCTTCATGCCAAGGGCTTCGACCAGATTACAGCCAAGTTCACCGGTACCTCCATCAAGGTTATGCCCGGCGAGCACAATCTGGGTATCTTCATCACGGTGGACCGCCGAGATCATGAGACATACCAGCTCACCCACCCGGCCGCTCATCTGGGCGGTATTCTGACGGGCGCTTTGAGCGTGAGTGTTGGTGATATGTGCTACATCACATGCCCTGAgaccaagctcaaggccatcctCCGATACTATAATGACGGCTGGCTTGGCCGGACAACCAACAAAATGGAGGGCATCATCTTCCGCTATGATCCTGAAAACGACAACAAGACTCAAATAAAGGACGTACCGGTAGAGGATATCCTCATTCGTCTTGGAGGCGCGTGGAAAGAAAAGATTGTCTTTACTGTTGGAAACAAGCCTCTG GAATCCCACCCTCCAGAGCGGCAGATTACCATCATTGATGTTGCTCCATTGAGTGTGGCGCCAAAGGTCCTCCCGCCTGTTGAGAAGCAGCTCCCCAACGAGTCTCTTCAGCTTTGGAGTGAAGTCACCAAGGCGATTCATGCCAAGCAATTTGGCAAGGCTACAACAGTCAAAcaggagcttgaggaggcCCAACGTGAGAAGGCTCGGGAgcgagagaagaagggagagacCTGGACGCCGGTATTCTTTGAGCAGGCTACTGATAAGGCCGGTAAGCCTTCGCTCACAGAAAAGGGCAGAGAGGTGCTGAGGCGGGCCCAAGCTGGCAACTGGGACATGGATGGCATTCTTTAA
- the MAM33 gene encoding Mitochondrial acidic protein mam33 (EggNog:ENOG503P2ZN; COG:C; BUSCO:EOG0926577T) → MMSLRAIARAAPRVLARPSTLRPAVVRTAAATAARPSFAITQKASAAFSTSALRRAPAGEVDEELAAKLSSELEFETSVKEGETLPASIKDFLENGQFELKDVPGQQDVFLTRNFGNEKITVSFSIADLSSFQEQNFEDDALADEEFEEMNNSRENGKSGAADLAEEAEEEDMEGGADTDAMPCRLNIVVEKPGKGALNVEAIAQDGTVVVENVYYYKDAKLAHSSSPDAVHAAQDAYPGPAFGSLDEDLQILLERYLEERGITPALALFVPDYMDMKEQKEYLAWLENVRGFVEA, encoded by the exons ATGATGTCCCTCCGTGCCATCGCCCGCGCGGCCCCCAGAGTCCTCGCtcgcccctccaccctcagaCCCGCCGTCGTCAGAACCGCTGCCGCCACCGCTGCACGCCCCTCTTTCGCCATCACACAAAAGGCTTCGGCCGCCTTTTCCACATCCGCCTTGAGACGGGCGCCCGCCGgtgaggtggacgaggagctcgccgCCAAGCTGAGCTCGGAGCTCGAGTTTGAGACTTCTGTCAAGGAGGGCGAGACGCTGCCGGCGAGCATCAAGGATTTCTTGGAGAATGGCCAGTTTGAGCTCAAGGACGTGCCCGGTCAGCAGGATGTGTTTTTGACGAGGAACTTTGGGAATGAAAA GATCAcggtctccttctccatcgccGACCTCTCCTCGTTCCAAGAGCAAAACTTTGAGGACGACGCCCTCGCCGATGAAGAGTTTGAGGAAATGAACAACTCCCGCGAGAACGGCAAGTCTGGTGCTGCTGATTTggctgaggaggcggaggaggaggatatggagggtggtgctgataCTGATGCCATGCCCTGCCGGCTGAACATTGTCGTTGAGAAGCCCGGCAAGGGCGCGCTCAATGTTGAGGCGATTGCTCAGGATGGcaccgttgttgttgagaatgtCTACTATTACAAGGACGCCAAGCTTgcacacagcagcagccctgATGCGGTGCATGCTGCGCAGGATGCCTACCCTGGCCCTGCGTTTGGGAGCCTGGATGAGGACCTTCAGATCTTGCTGGAGAGGTatctggaggagaggggcATCACGCCTGCGCTGGCGCTGTTTGTGCCGGATTACATGGATATgaaggagcagaaggagtATTTGGCTTGGTTGGAGAATGTGAGGGGATTTGTTGAGGCTTGA
- a CDS encoding hypothetical protein (COG:S; EggNog:ENOG503NV2D) has product MSGNTLTRNTGVAADEDGDVVFSNNDNGRIDSGSSSSSDGLRKGGKSGVEVRHLDDDDDNSNEEAQLLHSDSEDDGLELDELTSPDSDVENRPFRKSKSRQQGRKRHRYCDWLWGGPAPSKTQRIEPRAWLLPRLQAGLVDVLDCLFPQKWQKGMLLVGFGIVWMLTVVVPVVLTKGKVVADGQEVKHLGCVSSLWGGNAECGLDGRLCEPFGNTSVAFRCPADCAGVKLLNPRWVGNQQINYRAYVIGGGEGVYRGDSFVCQAGVHAGVVTDKKGGCGRVKLKGEYYRFENSTQNGVESVQFGSYFPMSYEVEKVEGCGRGDARWGQLIVSVGLSLLLGAGTRSGKVMFFGGFTGVFLHVGLVSDPPDIQVMSGRLVQELVGIMVGRLLPAVFVMVVVYWAIGRRTLKDVDEGANWEKTLLWMGGLWLGGLTNNTFEAWIPISRLEGHDLRQQPGAVVALVVVVGVLIALGTLQAWHFWQEGRLPKFLAFYAGAIAVIATLVVMPGLELRLHHYVLALLLLPGTAMQTRPSLLFQGLLVGLFINGVARWGFDSVLQTYDSIRGDGQYGSLVPDVVAPFIETLEMGVKQETIHFKWSALDDVARLREKIEGISVLVNDVERFRGWFTETKLEDMVFSWPRFRKADEYFRFSFVGEGGNTLDWTEAGTWFANGTWSKGVGFYKI; this is encoded by the coding sequence ATGAGCggcaacaccctcacccgcAACACTGGGGTGGCGGCTGACGAAGACGGCGACGTTGTTTTCAGCAACAATGACAATGGGAGGATCGATAGTGGGTCGAGCAGTTCGAGCGATGGGctgagaaaggggggcaaATCCGGTGTTGAGGTTCGGCACctggacgatgatgatgacaacagCAACGAAGAGGCTCAACTTTTACACTCTGACAGCGAGGATGACGGGTTGGAACTAGACGAGCTGACGAGCCCGGATTCTGATGTCGAGAACCGACCCTTCAGGAAGTCAAAGTCGCGGCAgcaagggaggaaaagacaCCGGTATTGCGACTGGCTTTGGGGTGGTCCTGCGCCTTCTAAAACGCAGAGGATTGAACCGAGGGCGTGGCTGCTGCCGAGACTTCaggcggggttggtggatgtTCTTGACTGTCTCTTCCCCCAGAAGTGGCAGAAGGGGATGTTGTTAGTGGGGTTTGGGATCGTGTGGATGTTGACTGTTGTCGTGCCGGTGGTGTTAACCAAAGGAAAGGTGGTGGCCGATGGGCAAGAAGTGAAGCATCTCGGTTGTGTGAGCTCGCTTTGGGGGGGGAATGCAGAGTGTGGGTTGGACGGGCGACTGTGTGAACCGTTTGGGAATACGAGTGTGGCTTTTCGGTGTCCGGCGGATTGTGCGGGCGTGAAGCTGCTCAATCCACGGTGGGTGGGGAATCAGCAGATCAACTACCGGGCTTATGTcattgggggaggggagggggtttatAGGGGTGATTCGTTTGTTTGTCAGGCTGGGGTTCATGCCGGGGTGGTGACGGATAAGAAGGGGGGGTGCGGGAGGGtgaagttgaagggggagTATTACCGGTTTGAGAATAGCACTCAGAATGGGGTGGAGAGTGTACAGTTTGGGAGTTATTTTCCTATGAGTTATGAGGTTGAGAAAGTggaggggtgtgggaggggggatgcgAGGTGGGGCCAGTTGATTGTAAGTGTTGGGTTGAGTTTGTTGCTTGGGGCGGGGACACGAAGTGGGAAGGTGATGTTCTTCGGGGGATTTACGGGGGTCTTTCTACATGTTGGTTTGGTGAGTGATCCGCCTGATATTCAGGTGATGAGCGGGAGGTTAGTACAGGAGTTGGTCGGGATTATggttgggaggttgttgCCGGCGGTGTTTGTTATGGTGGTTGTGTACTGGGCGATAGGGAGGAGAACGTTGAAGGACGTGGATGAGGGGGCGAATTGGGAGAAAACGTTGCTGTGGATGGGAGGcttgtggttggggggatTGACGAATAATACTTTCGAGGCGTGGATTCCGATTTCGAGGCTGGAGGGACATGATCTGAGGCAGCAGCctggggcggtggtggcactggtggttgttgtgggggTGCTGATTGCCCTGGGGACGTTGCAGGCGTGGCACTTTTGGCAAGAGGGGAGGTTGCCGAAGTTTTTGGCGTTTTATGCGGGGGCGATAGCGGTGATTGCgactttggtggtgatgccgggGTTGGAGCTGAGGCTTCACCATTATGTTCTTGCTTTGCTCCTACTACCGGGGACGGCGATGCAGACGAGGCCGAGCTTGCTGTTTCAGGGgctgttggttgggttgtttaTCAACGGGGTAGCAAGATGGGGCTTCGATTCGGTGTTGCAGACATATGATTCCATCAGGGGAGATGGGCAGTATGGGAGTTTGGTGCCGGACGTGGTGGCACCGTTCATTGAGACGTTGGAGATGGGAGTGAAGCAGGAGACGATCCACTTCAAGTGGTCGGCGTTGGACGATGTTGCAAGACTGAGAGAGAAGATTGAGGGCATCAGTGTGCTGGTGAATGATGTGGAGCGATTTAGAGGGTGGTTTACAGAGACAAAGCTGGAGGAtatggtgttttcttggcCAAGGTTCAGAAAGGCTGATGAATACTTCAGATTCTCTTTtgtcggggaaggagggaatACATTGGATTGGACCGAGGCGGGGACATGGTTTGCGAACGGGACCTGGAGCAAGGGCGTGGGTTTCTACAAGATCTAG